In Vibrio gallicus, a single window of DNA contains:
- a CDS encoding sugar ABC transporter substrate-binding protein: protein MKTKLLTSQILLTTLVSATAMAQLIEPEPGANLLIWTDHTTVNYMKYAANQFNQDSGYEVEFTFRGLAPIDAASRLIQDGGSTRVADVAEIEHDLLGRLVVAGGAMENLVSAEHINSHFLQSAVNAASSEGKSYGFPVSFATTALFYNKDLLPQAPESFEQIIEFSKSFNDNKAHKYALLWDVQNYYESRMFLTLYGAYEFGDNGTNAKDIGIASEQAQRGLLAMKKLQTANSANPMDMRNPQVRRGLFSEGKVAAIIDGPWAIQGYEASGVNYGVIPMPTLDGKQPRTFSTVRLAVVSSFSNYPKAAQLFTSYLSSDKMLKKRYEMTKSIPPVQTIMEEIIVDADEATYAIIGQGYFADAMPSIPEMGYLWSPMASAMTSLWVNDESPEKALKRAVSVIKEQISFQE, encoded by the coding sequence ATGAAAACCAAATTATTGACCAGTCAAATACTGCTCACCACTCTTGTTAGCGCCACTGCCATGGCACAGCTGATTGAACCGGAACCAGGTGCAAATCTGTTAATCTGGACCGATCACACTACCGTCAATTACATGAAGTACGCCGCCAACCAGTTCAATCAGGATTCGGGCTATGAAGTGGAGTTCACTTTCCGTGGACTAGCACCGATTGATGCGGCGTCACGATTAATTCAGGATGGTGGCTCAACTCGAGTAGCCGATGTGGCTGAAATTGAGCATGACCTCCTTGGTCGCTTAGTTGTTGCCGGTGGTGCGATGGAAAACCTAGTGTCTGCTGAACACATCAACTCTCACTTCTTGCAAAGTGCTGTCAACGCAGCAAGCTCTGAGGGTAAAAGCTATGGTTTCCCCGTTAGTTTTGCCACTACAGCTCTTTTCTACAACAAGGATCTTCTGCCACAAGCTCCGGAATCATTTGAACAAATCATTGAGTTCTCTAAGTCATTTAATGACAACAAAGCACATAAATATGCCTTGCTTTGGGACGTGCAGAACTACTATGAATCACGCATGTTCCTGACCCTGTACGGTGCTTACGAATTTGGTGATAACGGTACCAACGCCAAAGATATCGGTATCGCTTCTGAGCAAGCACAGCGAGGCTTACTCGCGATGAAAAAACTACAGACTGCAAACAGCGCTAACCCAATGGATATGCGTAACCCTCAAGTAAGACGAGGTTTATTCAGTGAAGGTAAGGTCGCAGCAATCATCGACGGTCCTTGGGCTATTCAGGGCTACGAAGCTTCTGGAGTGAACTATGGCGTCATTCCAATGCCAACTCTCGATGGCAAACAGCCGCGAACCTTCTCTACAGTCCGTCTGGCGGTCGTTTCTTCTTTTAGCAACTATCCTAAAGCCGCTCAGCTGTTTACCAGCTACCTAAGTAGCGACAAGATGCTTAAAAAACGGTACGAGATGACGAAATCGATCCCGCCAGTTCAGACTATCATGGAGGAGATCATCGTTGATGCTGATGAAGCTACCTATGCGATCATCGGTCAGGGGTACTTCGCCGATGCTATGCCCTCAATTCCTGAAATGGGTTACTTGTGGTCACCAATGGCGAGTGCAATGACCTCATTATGGGTCAATGACGAGTCACCAGAGAAGGCGTTAAAGCGTGCAGTGTCAGTGATCAAAGAACAGATCAGTTTTCAGGAGTAA